One region of Brassica napus cultivar Da-Ae chromosome A10, Da-Ae, whole genome shotgun sequence genomic DNA includes:
- the LOC106419034 gene encoding basic leucine zipper 34, with the protein MSRPGQLPPRCPIPKKLSLNPYADTFYSSSSPVESYISHHHKSSSPAQDSTLEEQPAWLDELLGDKTDCGGPSPLRRSASDSVVLLGDISADFAGFNQSEDEESLSSEACGELESACVYGPNSPRAKNSSSFSDSTIASAFSEYGSQKAPQNADDTVKGSICHPHEAENACGSNAKRNPGQRSRVRKLQYIAELERRVSMLQAVEADLSVRVASLLQTRATLSLENSQMKQQMAILKQDKLIREGEYLLLKKEAQRLNSRLRNFGSNNNNNNNRLARSYSAGSSIGPRTGSSPLDWNLLDLTKLNLN; encoded by the exons atgtcaAGGCCTGGTCAGCTACCTCCTCGTTGCCCTATCCCAAAGAAGCTCTCTTTGAATCCTTATGCAGATACATTctactcttcttcttcccccGTTGAATCATACATTAGCCATCATCACAAGTCTTCTTCTCCCGCTCAAGATTCCACGCTCGAGGAGCAACCAGCTTGGCTTGACGAGCTGCTGGGTGACAAAACTGACTGTGGAGGTCCTTCTCCTCTGCGCCGCTCGGCTAGCGACTCGGTTGTGCTGTTGGGAGACATCTCGGCGGATTTTGCTGGTTTTAACCAAAGCGAGGATGAAGAGAGTTTGAGTTCTGAGGCTTGTGGGGAGTTGGAGTCGGCTTGTGTGTATGGTCCCAACTCGCCTAGAGCAAAGAACAGCTCGAGCTTCTCTGACAGCACTATTGCTTCTGCCTTCTCGGAGTATGGTTCTCAGAAAGCTCCTCAGAATGCTGATGATACTGTGAAAGGAAGCATTTGTCATCCACATGAGGCAGAAAATGCTTGCGGTTCAAATGCAAAAAG GAACCCAGGACAGCGTTCAAGAGTTCGTAAGCTCCAGTACATTGCTGAACTTGAGAGGAGGGTATCCATGCTGCAG GCAGTGGAAGCGGATTTATCAGTGAGGGTGGCTTCACTTCTTCAGACACGTGCAACACTGTCCTTGGAGAATAGCCAGATGAAGCAGCAGATGGCGATACTAAAGCAGGACAAGCTCATAAGGGAAG GTGAATACCTGTTACTAAAGAAGGAAGCTCAGAGATTGAACTCCAGATTGAGAAACTTTgggagcaacaacaacaacaacaataacaggCTGGCCAGGTCTTACTCTGCCGGTTCAAGTATAGGTCCAAGGACAGGTTCGTCACCATTGGACTGGAACTTGCTGGATCTGACCAAACTCAATCTCAACTAA
- the BNAA10G25480D gene encoding uncharacterized protein BNAA10G25480D, which yields MGKQTNPNPDEAGATMDPAWECEGKGACELRQRRFADTIMPHILNLYGSCAKAKDFDMYAPNASFEDPLTHAQGVKQIKSAFYSLSKVFGESKIVEYHIQESVIAPGKKEILIDNKQHYKLLGKNIQMISLIKLYVENDKIVRHEDWWDKKPLRNRDTVSFPLVGRVMEMGRRGLMLATHAMMGFGKDPSSH from the exons ATGGGGAAACAGACTAATCCGAATCCAG ATGAAGCTGGAGCGACGATGGATCCGGCGTGGGAATGCGAGGGAAAAGGAGCGTGTGAATTGAGGCAGAGGCGATTTGCTGATACCATCATGCCTCATATCCTCAACTT GTATGGGTCTTGCGCAAAAGCCAAAGATTTTGACATGTATGCACCAAATGCTTCGTTTGAGGACCCTTTAACTCATGCTCAAGG gGTAAAGCAAATCAAATCTGCATTTTATTCACTCTCCAAG GTATTTGGTGAGTCAAAAATAGTTGAATATCATATTCAGGAAAGTGTTATCGCACCGGGGAAGAAAGAG ATACTAATTGACAACAAACAACACTACAAGCTCCTGGGAAAGAACATTCAGATGATCTCTCTTATTAAACTCTATGTCGAGAACGACAAGATTGTCCGACACGAAGACTG GTGGGACAAGAAACCTCTAAGGAACAGAGACACTGTTAGCTTCCCGTTAGTAGGGCGGGTAATGGAGATGGGTCGAAGAGGCTTGATGCTAGCTACTCATGCCATGATGGGTTTTGGTAAAGATCCTAGCTCGCATTGA
- the LOC106419419 gene encoding uncharacterized protein LOC106419419 → MVVKMKQIMRWPPWPPLFAVKFDVIVAVHRIEGLNPDNGDKRRRPVVEIKWRGPRAVTLKRSSVERNHTEEGGFRGDGVVEWNEEFKRVCEFSVYKEGEFLPWIVSFTVFNGLSQGTKEKVRSFGKASLNIAEFFSLMKEDDVQVKVPLKMRGSSSSSSACLHISLQFSSKESLPERQRSALPVLWSPLSGEAEKAESVVKVGLRKMKTFNHCMSIRQASEKEETSKKDASSGSETRSPERSLDSESSYPFDTDSQDEGDAADESEESNASGVVQPITYKTLRYANWARGSFHAGTNPEDDDLIYYSHRSPSAERGDEVLSDAVSSEQKKRMLSWKKRKLSFRSSKQKGEPLLKKDCLEDGGDDIDYDRRQLSSSDESTSDWYKSDDSVMKPLSEFGDDDFVVGSWETRDITSRDGLMKLKALVFLASIDQRSERAAGESACTALVAVMAHWLGSNRDIIPTRSEFDSLIREGSSEWRNLCEKEEYMERFPDKHFDLETVLQAKIRPICVVPEKSFIGFFHPEKEEEEDASLDFLRDVMSFDSIWEEIMRHEPEESGSEPVIYIVSWNDHFFVLLVDHDAYYIIDTLGERLYEGCNQAYVLKFDKDAEIQRLKPEVKDQNKNKSEQVERSTTESDEQEEEEVVVCSRGKESCREYIKSFLAAIPIQQAKADMKKGLVSSVHHRLQIELHFTRHLQQQQPNLLLLESSAREANVAWSVASGYSNSGGFGCEVTELMGVEV, encoded by the exons ATGGTGGTGAAAATGAAGCAGATCATGCGGTGGCCGCCGTGGCCTCCTCTCTTCGCCGTCAAATTCGACGTGATCGTCGCCGTCCACAGGATCGAGGGGTTGAATCCCGATAACGGCGATAAGAGGAGGAGACCCGTCGTGGAGATCAAATGGAGAGGACCCAGAGCGGTGACTCTCAAACGGAGCTCCGTCGAAAGGAATCACACGGAGGAAGGAGGGTTTCGAGGAGACGGCGTGGTGGAGTGGAACGAGGAGTTTAAGAGGGTTTGCGAGTTCTCTGTTTACAAGGAAGGAGAGTTTCTTCCCTGGATCGTCTCCTTCACCGTCTTCAAT GGACTGAGTCAAGGAACGAAGGAGAAAGTTCGTAGCTTTGGGAAGGCATCACTGAACATTGCAGAGTTCTTTTCGTTGATGAAAGAAGATGATGTTCAAGTCAAAGTGCCTCTTAAGATGCGtggctcttcctcttcttcatcagcATGTCTTCAT ATCTCTCTTCAGTTTTCATCTAAAGAATCATTACCTGAAAGGCAAAGATCTGCTCTTCCTGTCCTGTGGTCTCCTCTCTCCGGAGAGGCAGAGAAAGCCGAGTCTGTTGTCAAAGTAGGGCTGAGGAAGATGAAAACATTCAACCACTGCATGTCTATTCGCCAGGCTTCTGAGAAGGAGGAGACTAGTAAAAAAGATGCAAGCAGCGGAAGTGAAACCAGAAGCCCTGAGAGAAGCCTTGACTCTGAGTCTTCTTATCCCTTTGACACAGACTCTCAGGATGAAGGAGACGCTGCGGATGAATCAGAAGAGAGCAATGCAAGCGGCGTGGTTCAACCTATCACTTACAAAACGCTAAGATACGCTAATTGGGCTAGAGGCTCTTTTCACGCTGGTACAAACCCTGAGGATGACGATTTGATATATTACAGCCACCGCAGCCCTTCAGCAGAGAGAGGGGACGAGGTTTTGAGTGATGCAGTGAGCTCGGAGCAGAAGAAGAGAATGTTAtcttggaagaagagaaaactcAGTTTTAGATCTTCTAAACAGAAAGGAGAACCGCTTCTTAAAAAGGATTGCCTTGAAGATGGAGGTGATGATATCGATTATGACCGTAGACAGCTAAGCTCATCTGATGAATCTACCTCTGAC TGGTATAAGTCTGATGATTCAGTGATGAAACCGTTGTCCGAGTTTGGAGACGATGACTTTGTTGTTGGTAGCTGGGAGACGAGAGACATTACAAGCCGCGACGGGCTGATGAAACTCAAGGCCTTAGTGTTCCTCGCTTCGATCGATCAAAGAAGCGAGAGAGCTGCAGGAGAAAGCGCCTGCACGGCTTTAGTTGCCGTGATGGCGCATTGGTTAGGATCAAACAGAGACATAATCCCAACGAGGTCAGAGTTCGACAGTCTCATCAGGGAAGGATCATCCGAGTGGAGGAACTTGTGCGAGAAGGAGGAGTACATGGAACGGTTTCCAGACAAACATTTTGATCTGGAGACGGTTCTTCAGGCTAAGATCAGACCTATCTGTGTGGTCCCGGAGAAGTCCTTCATAGGGTTTTTCCATCCGgagaaggaagaggaagaagacgcgAGTCTTGACTTTCTGAGAGATGTGATGTCCTTTGATAGTATATGGGAAGAGATCATGAGACATGAGCCGGAAGAGTCGGGAAGCGAGCCTGTGATCTACATTGTGAGCTGGAATGATCATTTCTTTGTGCTTCTCGTTGACCACGATGCTTACTACATCATAGACACGCTTGGGGAGAGGCTTTACGAGGGTTGCAACCAAGCGTATGTGTTGAAGTTTGACAAAGACGCGGAGATCCAGAGATTGAAACCGGAGGTTAAGGACCAGAACAAGAACAAGTCAGAGCAAGTCGAGAGATCAACAACAGAATCAGATgagcaagaagaggaagaagtggTAGTGTGTAGTAGAGGTAAAGAGTCGTGCAGAGAGTATATAAAGAGCTTTCTAGCTGCGATTCCAATACAGCAAGCGAAAGCTGATATGAAGAAAGGATTGGTTTCGTCTGTGCATCACCGTCTTCAGATCGAGCTTCACTTCACAAGACACCTCCAGCAGCAACAACCAAATCTGCTGCTGCTTGAATCCTCTGCAAGGGAAGCAAATGTGGCTTGGTCAGTGGCGAGTGGATACAGCAATAGTGGTGGGTTTGGTTGCGAAGTGACTGAGCTAATGGGAGTTGAAGTTTGA
- the LOC106419407 gene encoding alpha-L-arabinofuranosidase 2-like, translated as MMDMECSLKFLTSIFLTLFLLGSYSAYENVRLVDAREDNEKHYVTLQVEASNATGRPIPETLFGIFFEEINHAGAGGLWAELVSNRGFEAGGQIIPSSIWPWSIIGDESTISVVTDRSSCFERNKIALRMEVLCNSSGCPSEGVGVYNPGYWGMNIEEGKKYKVTLYVRSTGDIDVSVSLTSSNGSLTLASEQIIALASEVSKWTKKEMLLEANGTDDGARLQLTTTKNGSIWFDQVSAMPVDTYKGHGFRNDLFQMMVDLKPRFIRFPGGCYVEGDSLSNAFHWKETVGAWEERPGHFGDVWNYWTDDGLGHFEFFHLAEDLGAAPIWVFNSGISHHDQVETARIMPFVQEALDGIEFARGDANSTWGSVRAAMGHPKPFGLKYVAVGNEDCGKKYYKGNYLEFYNAIKKAYPDIKIISNCDGSSQPLDHPADYYDFHVYAPAKDLFSMSHKFDNTSRDDPKAFVSEYAAKSETDANKGNLLAALGEAGFLLGLEKNSDVVGMVSYAPLFVNTNDRRWLPDAIVFNSSHLYGTPSYWVQQFFTESSGATLLSSTMEGNSSYVEASAISFQSNGSDYIQIKAVNFANVTVELKVKMTGLDSSNTKASAKKKKVLTSASVMDENSFSNPEMITPQESLGVMPEGNLTFVLPPYSFSLFDI; from the exons ATGATGGACATGGAGTGTTCTCTGAAGTTTCTGACAAGTATTTTCCTGACATTATTTCTCCTTGGCTCTTATTCTGCTTACGAGAATGTTCGTCTTGTTGATGCTCGAGAAGACAACGAAAAACATTATGTGACACTGCAAGTAGAAGCTTCCAACGCCACAGGACGACCCATTCCTGAAACCCTTTTTGGGATCTTCTTTGAG GAAATCAATCATGCTGGAGCAGGTGGACTGTGGGCTGAACTTGTTAGCAACAGAG GATTTGAAGCTGGTGGACAAATCATTCCTTCCAGTATCTGGCCATGGTCCATTATTGGAGATGAATCAACCATATCTGTAGTTACAGACCGCTCTTCATGTTTTGAGCGCAACAAAATTGCACTTAGAATGGAAGTGCTTTGTAACAGCAGTGGTTGTCCATCAGAAGGAGTCGGGGTTTATAACCCGGGTTACTGGGGCATG aaCATTGAAGAAGGAAAGAAATACAAAGTGACCCTTTATGTGCGTTCCACTGGGGACATCGATGTGTCTGTGTCTTTGACAAGCTCGAATGGATCACTAACTCTTGCATCAGAGCAGATTAT AGCTTTGGCTTCTGAGGTTTCAAAATGGACAAAGAAGGAAATGCTTTTGGAGGCAAATGGAACAGATGATGGCGCAAGGCTTCAATTGACAACTACCAAAAATGGTTCAATCTGGTTTGATCAAGTCTCAGCCATGCCTGTGGATACTTATAAG GGACATGGTTTTAGGAATGATCTTTTCCAAATGATGGTTGATCTAAAACCTCGTTTCATCCGTTTCCCTG GTGGTTGTTATGTGGAGGGTGATTCGTTAAGCAACGCATTCCACTGGAAAGAAACCGTGGGAGCTTGGGAAGAGAGGCCTGGCCACTTTGGTGATGTTTGGAACTACTGGACAGATGATGGTCTTGGTCACTTTGAGTTCTTTCAT CTGGCTGAAGATCTCGGTGCAGCTCCAATATGGGTGTTTAACAGTG GAATCAGTCATCATGATCAAGTTGAAACCGCACGTATCATGCCGTTTGTTCAA gAAGCGCTAGATGGTATTGAGTTTGCTCGTGGTGATGCTAATTCAACATGGGGATCAGTTCGAGCTGCAATGGGACATCCAAAGCCTTTTGGCCTTAAATATGTTGCTGTTGGGAATGAAGATTGTGGGAAAAAATACTACAAAG gAAACTACCTTGAGTTCTATAATGCTATCAAGAAAGCCTATCCAGACATCAAAATCATCTCCAACTGCGATGGATCGTCTCAACCACTCGATCACCCCGCTGATTACTATGATTTTCAC GTTTATGCTCCTGCCAAGGATTTGTTTTCCATGTCCCATAAGTTTGACAATACATCGCGTGATGATCCAAAG GCTTTCGTTAGTGAATACGCTGCGAAGAGCGAAACAGATGCTAATAAGGGAAACCTTCTAGCCGCTCTTGGTGAAGCAGGTTTCCTCCTTGGTTTGGAAAAGAACAG tGATGTTGTAGGAATGGTAAGCTATGCACCTCTCTTCGTTAACACAAACGACAGAAG gTGGTTGCCAGATGCTATAGTTTTCAACTCGTCTCATTTGTATGGAACACCAAGCTATTGGGTCCAACAATTCTTCACAGAGTCAAGTGGAGCAACTCTTCTCAGCTCTACTATGGAGGGAAACTCTTCTTATGTTGAAGCATCTGCCATATCCTTCCAAAGCAATGGCTCTGATTACATACAGATTAAG gCTGTTAACTTTGCAAACGTGACAGTGGAGCTGAAGGTAAAGATGACTGGATTGGACTCGAGCAACACGAAAGCTTctgcaaaaaagaagaaagtacTTACATCTGCCAGTGTGATGGATGAGAACTCCTTCTCCAACCCAGAGATG ATTACGCCACAAGAAAGCTTAGGGGTAATGCCCGAGGGGAACTTGACTTTTGTTCTTCCTCCCTACTCCTTTTCATTATTCGACATTTAG
- the LOC106419408 gene encoding vacuolar protein sorting-associated protein 60.2, which produces MKRIFGAKNNKEPPPSIQDASDRINKRGESVEEKVKRLDAELCKYKDQIKRTRPGPAQEAIKARAMRVLKQKKMYEGQRDMLYNQTFNLDQVSFAAEGLKDAQQTMTALKSANKELKGMMKTVKIQDIDNLQDEMMDLMDVSSEIQDSLGRSYNVPDDIDEDDLMGELDALEADMGNETEADGVPSYLQPDKEPDLDEELDLPPPPPGRTTTTGAQPERAAQKAEDEWGLPAVPRASLRG; this is translated from the exons atgaagagaatATTCGGTGCGAAGAACAACAAAGAGCCTCCACCGTCCATCCAGGATGCTTCTGATCGG ATCAATAAAAGAGGAGAGTCAGTGGAAGAGAAGGTTAAGAGGCTTGATGCTGAGCTTTGCAAATACAAAGACCAGATCAAAAGGACTAGACCTGGTCCTGCTCAAGAAGCTATCAAAGCTCGAGCTATGCGAGTtctcaaacaaaagaaaat GTATGAAGGACAACGTGACATGCTCTATAATCAGACTTTTAACCTTGATCAAGTTTCTTTTGCTGCTGAAGGCCTCAAAGATGCTCAACAAACT ATGACAGCCTTGAAGTCTGCTAACAAGGAGTTAAAAGGAATGATGAAAACCGTCAAGATTCAAGATATTGAT AATCTACAAGATGAGATGATGGACTTAATGGATGTGAGTTCTGAAATTCAAGATTCACTGGGCAGAAGCTACAATGTTCCTGATGACATTGACGAAGATGATCTCATGGGTG AGCTTGATGCACTTGAAGCTGACATGGGAAACGAGACTGAAGCTGACGGAGTGCCTTCCTATCTCCAACCCGACAAGGAACCGGATCTTGATGAGGAACTTGACTTGCCTCCTCCACCACCAGGAAGGACAACAACAACAGGAGCCCAACCTGAACGAGCTGCTCAA AAGGCTGAGGATGAATGGGGATTACCTGCGGTGCCACGTGCTTCACTTCGGGGTTAA
- the LOC106419108 gene encoding uncharacterized mitochondrial protein AtMg00310-like, producing MLKAVLTAMPSFAMTCFLLPVSLCTRIQSALTRFWWDSSPEKKKMCWVAWVRLTAPKALGDLGIRDIQAFNKALLAKQAWRIVTKPECLLSRVLRGKYCSKAPFLQMDTPKAASHGWRGILVGRDLLVTNLSKAIGDGESTLVWKDPWLSMDEPLRPVGPMQEIHQDLCIADLLCRGTTEWNIPKILSILPQHLPEILLIKPSVTGATDSYMWLASKSRMYSAKSGYYAATAVEADASF from the coding sequence ATGTTAAAGGCGGTACTCACTGCAATGCCATCCTTTGCAATGACTTGTTTCCTACTACCAGTGAGCTTGTGTACTCGAATTCAGTCTGCTCTTACGAGATTCTGGTGGGACTCGTCTCcggaaaagaagaaaatgtgTTGGGTAGCTTGGGTTAGACTTACAGCCCCAAAGGCTTTGGGCGATTTAGGAATCAGAGACATCCAAGCCTTCAACAAGGCTCTTCTAGCGAAGCAGGCCTGGAGGATCGTAACAAAGCCGGAGTGCTTATTGTCAAGAGTATTACGAGGCAAATATTGTAGTAAAGCTCCCTTCCTACAAATGGATACACCGAAAGCTGCTTCACATGGATGGAGAGGGATCCTGGTGGGGAGAGATCTGCTTGTAACCAACCTGAGCAAAGCCATTGGAGATGGAGAAAGTACACTGGTGTGGAAAGACCCTTGGCTAAGCATGGACGAGCCGTTGAGACCGGTTGGTCCAATGCAAGAGATCCACCAAGATCTTTGCATCGCGGATCTCCTTTGCAGAGGAACTACGGAATGGAACATACCAAAGATACTGAGCATCCTTCCCCAGCACTTACCGGAGATTTTGCTTATCAAACCGAGTGTTACAGGAGCGACAGATTCCTACATGTGGTTGGCTTCCAAATCAAGGATGTACTCAGCCAAGTCTGGCTATTACGCAGCAACAGCAGTTGAAGCAGATGcaagtttttaa